The Pocillopora verrucosa isolate sample1 chromosome 2, ASM3666991v2, whole genome shotgun sequence genome has a segment encoding these proteins:
- the LOC131798590 gene encoding serine/threonine-protein phosphatase 6 regulatory ankyrin repeat subunit B isoform X5, which yields MSRMSASALASKMFQAISECDRDTLKELLEEQPAQLNDIKTEEGDFALHVATRIKNTEIVEVLMENGASVNIQNSEGQTPLHIAVSNEDETMVAFLVSRSAKTDIADSESVTATDLASRLENTAISERLRERVPTPRTPGTPRRRRVLSSVIDSVLHAIATGDVEDLKELLDGGYLDEDLLETKSENGETPLHIAIKLKSVEICKILVQGGAKTETKTTEGNTALHLAAEIGDINMARFLQVVKAKANVSNDAGDTPLHIACRKKHVNIVELLLGKFGANIHIKNKIGDTPLFVAVRVNCTQAIKDLLHTSQADQDVRSGRTKNGDTLMHIAVKSKDPELAKLLIQWGAPPDEKNDEGKTPLHLAAQKGDEEMVKYLHGLKVNPNTLDNDDMNPLHLAASAGHHNIVTFFLEKFKVDVSSRSRDGSTLLHQTCMAGQLDASNALIKKGVLLLMPNKSGGLCIHEAAKKGHLGLVRMLIERGVPVNVQNKRKYTPLHLACLSKKHQVVQLLIGHGADVTVDGGLAKETPLHMAAKVKGGEKVVDVLIKSGADPDSAKDNGERALHLASRCGNLEVVNILLRENTEVARRSKSGDTPLHFACQNGHFQIVEALIAQLFRDKTYLLARLIVNIPNNLGVTALHSVAGIPEGSAGTEDLVNTVQILLDHGADLTFSTYQKRETPLHWCARSGNYQMIEKIFTSPKVPEYIKLSIINKTTESGASPLMIASQYGKLEVVRALLRFHARVDVFDEVGGTALHYAASRGHVEVARELLNYKAYVNGRTKPNVRYSSDKTRKDNTEDLPIGTTPLHMAAEKGHPEFVRVLVTKYNAIIDPLTVEKKSPLHLAAENGRLQVCKVLLDLRADANVTDSKDMIPVHYAALNDREDIVELFFNVRPDTMTQINAEGLNALHIASSNGSLQVVRKLVKLDFAKCSSDKGVLCKPLLLAARGGYKDIVEFLLQNGASPTEEDTEGNSVLHLAAKFGQVKVIDMLWGKTPLNRTSVKNGMTAIHVAALYGQTEVVQEFLTRAPYSATLVSERPVQADGEDEDDDYGFTSLHLAAQNGDNTLVRAITNHPGVRVDTVTGKAGRTALHIASMEGHIEVASTLISKASALLQLTDNDGRTPLHLASANGHRELLTILIGQGADIDSQDNMGNTALHIASEAGYIAVVKVLVEYGASPLIENKAEDVPICLAVRERHLGVLDFLLSQRVNHERLLSNKKFLLDLVICSRSSNCKSLMTFTLSAPAPVHISSFLSRHYRIETTKNKEHANELELASGFCETVAKDLISISCAEDSGAVLNSIDGKNVAFLDFLIECELKQCVSHPLVQQYVTQIWFGDLKWEDWKFMVLFLVAFLFPPIWVYLSLPFKNRHRKIPIIKFICRLISHLYLILILCLTVVVPWNHDGSDLLPHWYEYLLFMWIIGMLLTEISSERERSGLGWVPTLVIFLVLFGELLRMIAIGYDGEKRVEIVFARDQFLGTALMLNGLQLLQFLSIHRLFGPWGVIIGHLVVDVLRFLLILTIFFSSFALQLAAVFKPLELKAANDTDRGAISAKPAVPFLKIVELLFFGIFGLTNQKDFLSDDNVRAKDMSKVVFGLYNVLVIIVLINLLIAMMSDTYQRLQVASDVEWKFGRARLIRNMERETSNPTPINLFSKLVHVIKMLYRSRCRCRVQEIAVQQDDNNGVCDTQRRRRLSFTDEAMDEDAYQEWSLIQSVVDWDNVVEKFLDSRGEKSSREKHRRTRKDQRRIMQLTKSIDLSGATDEARDDKVLNRVADEAAIRMNVLKSLKL from the exons AGTGAAGGCCAGACCCCTCTTCATATCGCAGTATCCAACGAGGATGAGACAATGGTTGCCTTTCTCGTCAGCCGTAGTGCTAAAACTGATATTGCAGACAGT GAATCAGTAACTGCGACTGATCTAGCATCGCGTCTCGAGAACACAGCAATTAGCGAAAGGCTCCGAGAAAGAGTGCCAACACCTAGAACACCTGGAACACCAAGGCGACGACGAGTACTATCA AGCGTGATTGACTCAGTACTCCATGCGATCGCGACTGGAGATGTAGAAGACTTGAAGGAGCTTCTTGATGGTGGATATTTGGACGAGGATCTCCTCGAAACTAAATCG GAGAATGGCGAAACACCCCTACATATTGCCATTAAACTGAAAAGCGTCGAAATTTGCAAAATATTGGTTCAAGGAGGAGctaaaactgaaactaaaacG ACTGAGGGAAACACCGCTCTTCACCTTGCCGCTGAGATAGGAGATATCAATATGGCAAGATTCCTTCAAGTTGTGAAAGCCAAAGCAAACGTTTCCAACGAT GCGGGAGACACGCCCTTACACATAGCATGTAGAAAAAAACATGTGAATATTGTGGAACTGCTGCTGGGGAAATTTGGAGCTAACATCCACATCAAAAACAAG ATTGGCGATACACCTTTGTTTGTTGCTGTCCGAGTAAATTGCACACAGGCGATCAAGGACCTTTTGCATACTTCACAAGCGGATCAAGACGTCAGATCTGGTAGAACG AAAAATGGAGACACTTTGATGCACATCGCAGTGAAAAGTAAGGATCCAGAATTGGCCAAACTCCTGATACAGTGGGGGGCTCCACCGGACGAAAAGAAC GATGAAGGAAAAACTCCATTACATTTAGCAGCTCAAAAAGGTGACGAAGAAATGGTGAAATACCTACATGGCTTGAAAGTGAATCCCAACACACTAGATAAC GACGACATGAATCCGCTTCACTTGGCAGCCAGCGCTGGGCATCACAATATTGTGAcattttttctggaaaaatttaaagtggACGTGTCTTCCAGAAGCAGg GATGGCAGTACCTTGCTTCATCAGACGTGCATGGCGGGTCAATTGGACGCCTCCAATGCTCTGATAAAGAAAGGTGTCCTTCTACTCATGCCTAATAAG AGTGGGGGCTTATGTATCCACGAGGCGGCGAAGAAAGGTCACTTGGGTTTGGTTAGAATGTTGATCGAAAGAGGAGTTCCTGTAAACGTCCAGAACAAG CGTAAATACACTCCACTTCATTTGGCTTGTCTCAGTAAGAAACATCAAGTTGTGCAACTGCTGATTGGACACGGGGCGGATGTCACAGTTGACGGTGGTTTG GCGAAAGAAACTCCGCTACATATGGCTGCAAAAGTTAAAGGAGGAGAAAAAGTTGTGGACGTTTTGATCAAAAGTGGAGCTGACCCAGACTCTGCAAAGGAC AACGGCGAGAGAGCTCTTCATTTAGCTTCCAGATGCGGGAATTTAGAAGTTGTAAATATCCTTTTGCGAGAAAATACTGAAGTGGCCCGCCGTAGCAAG TCAGGAGACACCCCTCTTCATTTTGCCTGTCAAAATGGACACTTTCAAATAGTAGAGGCTCTGATCGCGCAACTTTTTAGGGACAAGACGTACCTTCTCGCTCGTTTGATTGTTAACATACCAAACAAT CTTGGAGTGACTGCTCTTCATTCGGTGGCTGGTATTCCTGAAGGATCAGCGGGCACAGAGGATCTTGTTAATACCGTGCAGATTCTTCTTGATCATGGTGCAGACCTGACTTTTTCAACTTACCAG AAAAGAGAGACACCCCTTCACTGGTGCGCACGGTCAGGAAACTACCAAATGATTGAGAAAATATTTACTTCCCCAAAGGTTCCAGAGTACATCAAACTGAGTATCATTAACAAGACAACTGAG AGCGGAGCCTCTCCACTGATGATTGCCTCACAGTATGGCAAGCTAGAAGTGGTGCGAGCACTTTTGCGTTTTCACGCCAGAGTAGATGTTTTTGACGAG GTGGGTGGCACAGCGCTCCACTACGCTGCATCCAGAGGACATGTGGAGGTTGCACGTGAACTGCTGAATTACAAAGCTTATGTGAACGGCAGAACCAAG CCAAATGTCCGTTATTCAAGCGATAAAACACGCAAAGACAACACAGAAGATTTGCCT attggTACGACTCCGCTTCACATGGCGGCCGAGAAGGGTCACCCAGAATTTGTTCGTGTGCTTGTTACCAAGTACAATGCCATTATCGACCCTCTGACAGTG gaAAAGAAGAGTCCTTTGCATTTAGCAGCTGAGAATGGCAGGCTTCAAGTGTGCAAGGTTCTACTGGATTTACGTGCAGATGCTAACGTGACAGATAGT AAAGACATGATTCCTGTACATTACGCTGCTCTAAATGACAGGGAAGATATCGTCGAATTATTTTTCAACGTGAGACCCGACACCATGACACAGATTAACGCG GAGGGACTTAACGCGTTGCACATCGCCTCCTCAAATGGAAGTCTCCAAGTTGTAAGGAAACTTGTTAAGCTCGACTTTGCCAAATGTTCATCAGATAAG GGCGTCTTGTGCAAACCTCTTCTGTTGGCTGCTCGCGGAGGCTATAAAGACATAGTGGAATTCTTGCTTCAAAATGGAGcttcaccaactgaagaagacACG GAGGGCAACAGTGTTCTACACTTAGCCGCCAAGTTTGGTCAAGTCAAAGTTATTGATATGCTATGGGGGAAAACACCTCTTAACCGAACCAGTGTTAAG AATGGAATGACAGCCATTCACGTTGCTGCCTTATATGGTCAGACAGAGGTTGTGCAGGAGTTTCTCACTAGGGCCCCTTATTCTGCCACGCTCGTCAGTGAG cgtCCAGTTCAAGCCGATGGTGAAGACGAAGACGATGAC tatGGTTTTACTTCTCTTCATCTTGCGGCTCAAAATGGCGACAACACTCTGGTGCGGGCCATTACCAACCATCCTGGTGTGCGAGTGGACACTGTGACTGGCAAGGCG GGTCGCACAGCACTCCATATAGCATCCATGGAAGGTCACATTGAAGTAGCCAGCACGTTGATAAGTAAAGCCTCAGCTTTACTTCAGCTGACGGACAATGATGGTCGAACACCTTTACACCTCGCCTCTGCTAATGGCCACAGGGAGCTGCTGACGATCCTGATTGGCCAGGGAGCTGATATTGACTCCCAGGACAAC ATGGGTAATACGGCTCTACACATTGCCTCCGAAGCTGGTTATATTGCGGTGGTAAAAGTGTTGGTGGAGTATGGAGCTTCGCCTTTGATCGAAAACAAG GCTGAAGATGTACCTATTTGTCTGGCAGTGAGAGAAAGACACCTTGGAGTTTTGGATTTCCTACTCAGTCAAAGAGTAAATCATGAACGACTTCTGAGCAACAAAAAG tttTTGCTGGACCTTGTGATTTGTTCTCGTTCATCCAATTGCAAATCTTTGATGACCTTTACTCTCAG tgcacCAGCCCCTGTGCACATTTCATCGTTCCTGTCGCGTCACTACCGCATTGAAACTACTAAAAACAAAGAACACGCAAACGAGCTGGAATTGGCCAGCGGTTTCTGCGAAACCGTGGCAAAGGACCTTATCAGCATCTCATGTGCCGAGGATTCTGGAGCAGTGCTCAACTCAATTGACGGTAAAAATGTGGCGTTCCTCGATTTCCTGATCGAATGCGAGCTGAAACAGTGTGTTTCGCATCCTTTGGTTCAGCAATATGTCACTCAGATCTGGTTCGGTGACCTCAAGTGGGAGGACTGGAAATTCATGGTTTTGTTCCTCGTGGCATTCTTGTTCCCGCCCATTTGGGTATACCTCTCACTTCCGTTCAAGAACAGGCACCGCAAGATCCCCATCATCAAGTTCATCTGCCGGCTCATCTCTCACCTCTATCTTATCCTAATTCTCTGTCTGACGGTGGTAGTGCCGTGGAACCACGACGGTAGCGACCTCTTACCCCACTGGTACGAATACCTTCTATTCATGTGGATCATTGGTATGCTCCTGACTGAGATTAGTAGCGAACGGGAACGTAGCGGGCTTGGATGGGTCCCTACCCTTGTGATCTTCTTGGTACTGTTTGGCGAATTACTTCGAATGATTGCAATTGGTTACGATGGTGAAAAGAGAGTTGAAATCGTGTTCGCGCGGGACCAATTTCTGGGCACGGCGCTGATGCTAAATGGTCTGCAACTTCTTCAGTTCTTGTCCATTCACAGGTTATTTGGTCCTTGGGGAGTAATCATCGGTCATCTCGTTGTCGATGTCCTTCGTTTTCTGCTCATCCTGACAATATTCTTCTCCAGCTTCGCGTTGCAGCTCGCAGCAGTGTTTAAGCCATTGGAGTTGAAGGCTGCCAACGACACGGACCGCGGTGCGATCTCAGCAAAACCTGCAGTTCCCTTTCTGAAAATCGTGGAACTCCTCTTCTTTGGTATCTTTGGACTGACAAATCAAAAAGACTTTCTTTCAGACGATAATGTGCGAGCGAAAGACATGTCTAAAGTGGTGTTCGGACTCTACAACGTGCTTGTAATAATCGTCCTAATCAACCTCctgatcgccatgatgagcgacACCTACCAACGGTTGCAAGTCGCGTCGGATGTGGAGTGGAAGTTCGGACGAGCCAGGCTTATCAGAAACATGGAACGCGAGACCTCCAACCCAACGCCGATAAATCTCTTCTCAAAGCTGGTCCATGTCATCAAGATGCTGTATAGGTCTCGCTGCAGGTGCCGAGTGCAAGAGATTGCTGTGCAACAGGACGACAACAATGGCGTATGTGACACTCAGAGACGCCGGCGGTTGAGCTTCACGGATGAGGCCATGGATGAAGATGCTTATCAAGAATGGAGTCTAATCCAATCCGTTGTCGACTGGGACAATGTCGTTGAAAAGTTTCTGGATTCCAGGGGAGAGAAAAGCTCAAGAGAAAAACACAGGCGGACACGAAAGGATCAAAGACGAATCATGCAACTTACCAAGTCGATAGATTTGTCTGGAGCCACAGACGAAGCTCGGGATGATAAAGTTCTCAATCGCGTCGCTGATGAAGCGGCCATCAGAATGAATGTTCTTAAATCCTTGAAATTGTAA
- the LOC131798590 gene encoding serine/threonine-protein phosphatase 6 regulatory ankyrin repeat subunit B isoform X6 gives MSASALASKMFQAISECDRDTLKELLEEQPAQLNDIKTEEGDFALHVATRIKNTEIVEVLMENGASVNIQNSEGQTPLHIAVSNEDETMVAFLVSRSAKTDIADSESVTATDLASRLENTAISERLRERVPTPRTPGTPRRRRVLSSVIDSVLHAIATGDVEDLKELLDGGYLDEDLLETKSENGETPLHIAIKLKSVEICKILVQGGAKTETKTTEGNTALHLAAEIGDINMARFLQVVKAKANVSNDAGDTPLHIACRKKHVNIVELLLGKFGANIHIKNKIGDTPLFVAVRVNCTQAIKDLLHTSQADQDVRSGRTKNGDTLMHIAVKSKDPELAKLLIQWGAPPDEKNDEGKTPLHLAAQKGDEEMVKYLHGLKVNPNTLDNDDMNPLHLAASAGHHNIVTFFLEKFKVDVSSRSRDGSTLLHQTCMAGQLDASNALIKKGVLLLMPNKSGGLCIHEAAKKGHLGLVRMLIERGVPVNVQNKRKYTPLHLACLSKKHQVVQLLIGHGADVTVDGGLAKETPLHMAAKVKGGEKVVDVLIKSGADPDSAKDNGERALHLASRCGNLEVVNILLRENTEVARRSKSGDTPLHFACQNGHFQIVEALIAQLFRDKTYLLARLIVNIPNNLGVTALHSVAGIPEGSAGTEDLVNTVQILLDHGADLTFSTYQKRETPLHWCARSGNYQMIEKIFTSPKVPEYIKLSIINKTTESGASPLMIASQYGKLEVVRALLRFHARVDVFDEVGGTALHYAASRGHVEVARELLNYKAYVNGRTKPNVRYSSDKTRKDNTEDLPIGTTPLHMAAEKGHPEFVRVLVTKYNAIIDPLTVEKKSPLHLAAENGRLQVCKVLLDLRADANVTDSKDMIPVHYAALNDREDIVELFFNVRPDTMTQINAEGLNALHIASSNGSLQVVRKLVKLDFAKCSSDKGVLCKPLLLAARGGYKDIVEFLLQNGASPTEEDTEGNSVLHLAAKFGQVKVIDMLWGKTPLNRTSVKNGMTAIHVAALYGQTEVVQEFLTRAPYSATLVSERPVQADGEDEDDDYGFTSLHLAAQNGDNTLVRAITNHPGVRVDTVTGKAGRTALHIASMEGHIEVASTLISKASALLQLTDNDGRTPLHLASANGHRELLTILIGQGADIDSQDNMGNTALHIASEAGYIAVVKVLVEYGASPLIENKAEDVPICLAVRERHLGVLDFLLSQRVNHERLLSNKKFLLDLVICSRSSNCKSLMTFTLSAPAPVHISSFLSRHYRIETTKNKEHANELELASGFCETVAKDLISISCAEDSGAVLNSIDGKNVAFLDFLIECELKQCVSHPLVQQYVTQIWFGDLKWEDWKFMVLFLVAFLFPPIWVYLSLPFKNRHRKIPIIKFICRLISHLYLILILCLTVVVPWNHDGSDLLPHWYEYLLFMWIIGMLLTEISSERERSGLGWVPTLVIFLVLFGELLRMIAIGYDGEKRVEIVFARDQFLGTALMLNGLQLLQFLSIHRLFGPWGVIIGHLVVDVLRFLLILTIFFSSFALQLAAVFKPLELKAANDTDRGAISAKPAVPFLKIVELLFFGIFGLTNQKDFLSDDNVRAKDMSKVVFGLYNVLVIIVLINLLIAMMSDTYQRLQVASDVEWKFGRARLIRNMERETSNPTPINLFSKLVHVIKMLYRSRCRCRVQEIAVQQDDNNGVCDTQRRRRLSFTDEAMDEDAYQEWSLIQSVVDWDNVVEKFLDSRGEKSSREKHRRTRKDQRRIMQLTKSIDLSGATDEARDDKVLNRVADEAAIRMNVLKSLKL, from the exons AGTGAAGGCCAGACCCCTCTTCATATCGCAGTATCCAACGAGGATGAGACAATGGTTGCCTTTCTCGTCAGCCGTAGTGCTAAAACTGATATTGCAGACAGT GAATCAGTAACTGCGACTGATCTAGCATCGCGTCTCGAGAACACAGCAATTAGCGAAAGGCTCCGAGAAAGAGTGCCAACACCTAGAACACCTGGAACACCAAGGCGACGACGAGTACTATCA AGCGTGATTGACTCAGTACTCCATGCGATCGCGACTGGAGATGTAGAAGACTTGAAGGAGCTTCTTGATGGTGGATATTTGGACGAGGATCTCCTCGAAACTAAATCG GAGAATGGCGAAACACCCCTACATATTGCCATTAAACTGAAAAGCGTCGAAATTTGCAAAATATTGGTTCAAGGAGGAGctaaaactgaaactaaaacG ACTGAGGGAAACACCGCTCTTCACCTTGCCGCTGAGATAGGAGATATCAATATGGCAAGATTCCTTCAAGTTGTGAAAGCCAAAGCAAACGTTTCCAACGAT GCGGGAGACACGCCCTTACACATAGCATGTAGAAAAAAACATGTGAATATTGTGGAACTGCTGCTGGGGAAATTTGGAGCTAACATCCACATCAAAAACAAG ATTGGCGATACACCTTTGTTTGTTGCTGTCCGAGTAAATTGCACACAGGCGATCAAGGACCTTTTGCATACTTCACAAGCGGATCAAGACGTCAGATCTGGTAGAACG AAAAATGGAGACACTTTGATGCACATCGCAGTGAAAAGTAAGGATCCAGAATTGGCCAAACTCCTGATACAGTGGGGGGCTCCACCGGACGAAAAGAAC GATGAAGGAAAAACTCCATTACATTTAGCAGCTCAAAAAGGTGACGAAGAAATGGTGAAATACCTACATGGCTTGAAAGTGAATCCCAACACACTAGATAAC GACGACATGAATCCGCTTCACTTGGCAGCCAGCGCTGGGCATCACAATATTGTGAcattttttctggaaaaatttaaagtggACGTGTCTTCCAGAAGCAGg GATGGCAGTACCTTGCTTCATCAGACGTGCATGGCGGGTCAATTGGACGCCTCCAATGCTCTGATAAAGAAAGGTGTCCTTCTACTCATGCCTAATAAG AGTGGGGGCTTATGTATCCACGAGGCGGCGAAGAAAGGTCACTTGGGTTTGGTTAGAATGTTGATCGAAAGAGGAGTTCCTGTAAACGTCCAGAACAAG CGTAAATACACTCCACTTCATTTGGCTTGTCTCAGTAAGAAACATCAAGTTGTGCAACTGCTGATTGGACACGGGGCGGATGTCACAGTTGACGGTGGTTTG GCGAAAGAAACTCCGCTACATATGGCTGCAAAAGTTAAAGGAGGAGAAAAAGTTGTGGACGTTTTGATCAAAAGTGGAGCTGACCCAGACTCTGCAAAGGAC AACGGCGAGAGAGCTCTTCATTTAGCTTCCAGATGCGGGAATTTAGAAGTTGTAAATATCCTTTTGCGAGAAAATACTGAAGTGGCCCGCCGTAGCAAG TCAGGAGACACCCCTCTTCATTTTGCCTGTCAAAATGGACACTTTCAAATAGTAGAGGCTCTGATCGCGCAACTTTTTAGGGACAAGACGTACCTTCTCGCTCGTTTGATTGTTAACATACCAAACAAT CTTGGAGTGACTGCTCTTCATTCGGTGGCTGGTATTCCTGAAGGATCAGCGGGCACAGAGGATCTTGTTAATACCGTGCAGATTCTTCTTGATCATGGTGCAGACCTGACTTTTTCAACTTACCAG AAAAGAGAGACACCCCTTCACTGGTGCGCACGGTCAGGAAACTACCAAATGATTGAGAAAATATTTACTTCCCCAAAGGTTCCAGAGTACATCAAACTGAGTATCATTAACAAGACAACTGAG AGCGGAGCCTCTCCACTGATGATTGCCTCACAGTATGGCAAGCTAGAAGTGGTGCGAGCACTTTTGCGTTTTCACGCCAGAGTAGATGTTTTTGACGAG GTGGGTGGCACAGCGCTCCACTACGCTGCATCCAGAGGACATGTGGAGGTTGCACGTGAACTGCTGAATTACAAAGCTTATGTGAACGGCAGAACCAAG CCAAATGTCCGTTATTCAAGCGATAAAACACGCAAAGACAACACAGAAGATTTGCCT attggTACGACTCCGCTTCACATGGCGGCCGAGAAGGGTCACCCAGAATTTGTTCGTGTGCTTGTTACCAAGTACAATGCCATTATCGACCCTCTGACAGTG gaAAAGAAGAGTCCTTTGCATTTAGCAGCTGAGAATGGCAGGCTTCAAGTGTGCAAGGTTCTACTGGATTTACGTGCAGATGCTAACGTGACAGATAGT AAAGACATGATTCCTGTACATTACGCTGCTCTAAATGACAGGGAAGATATCGTCGAATTATTTTTCAACGTGAGACCCGACACCATGACACAGATTAACGCG GAGGGACTTAACGCGTTGCACATCGCCTCCTCAAATGGAAGTCTCCAAGTTGTAAGGAAACTTGTTAAGCTCGACTTTGCCAAATGTTCATCAGATAAG GGCGTCTTGTGCAAACCTCTTCTGTTGGCTGCTCGCGGAGGCTATAAAGACATAGTGGAATTCTTGCTTCAAAATGGAGcttcaccaactgaagaagacACG GAGGGCAACAGTGTTCTACACTTAGCCGCCAAGTTTGGTCAAGTCAAAGTTATTGATATGCTATGGGGGAAAACACCTCTTAACCGAACCAGTGTTAAG AATGGAATGACAGCCATTCACGTTGCTGCCTTATATGGTCAGACAGAGGTTGTGCAGGAGTTTCTCACTAGGGCCCCTTATTCTGCCACGCTCGTCAGTGAG cgtCCAGTTCAAGCCGATGGTGAAGACGAAGACGATGAC tatGGTTTTACTTCTCTTCATCTTGCGGCTCAAAATGGCGACAACACTCTGGTGCGGGCCATTACCAACCATCCTGGTGTGCGAGTGGACACTGTGACTGGCAAGGCG GGTCGCACAGCACTCCATATAGCATCCATGGAAGGTCACATTGAAGTAGCCAGCACGTTGATAAGTAAAGCCTCAGCTTTACTTCAGCTGACGGACAATGATGGTCGAACACCTTTACACCTCGCCTCTGCTAATGGCCACAGGGAGCTGCTGACGATCCTGATTGGCCAGGGAGCTGATATTGACTCCCAGGACAAC ATGGGTAATACGGCTCTACACATTGCCTCCGAAGCTGGTTATATTGCGGTGGTAAAAGTGTTGGTGGAGTATGGAGCTTCGCCTTTGATCGAAAACAAG GCTGAAGATGTACCTATTTGTCTGGCAGTGAGAGAAAGACACCTTGGAGTTTTGGATTTCCTACTCAGTCAAAGAGTAAATCATGAACGACTTCTGAGCAACAAAAAG tttTTGCTGGACCTTGTGATTTGTTCTCGTTCATCCAATTGCAAATCTTTGATGACCTTTACTCTCAG tgcacCAGCCCCTGTGCACATTTCATCGTTCCTGTCGCGTCACTACCGCATTGAAACTACTAAAAACAAAGAACACGCAAACGAGCTGGAATTGGCCAGCGGTTTCTGCGAAACCGTGGCAAAGGACCTTATCAGCATCTCATGTGCCGAGGATTCTGGAGCAGTGCTCAACTCAATTGACGGTAAAAATGTGGCGTTCCTCGATTTCCTGATCGAATGCGAGCTGAAACAGTGTGTTTCGCATCCTTTGGTTCAGCAATATGTCACTCAGATCTGGTTCGGTGACCTCAAGTGGGAGGACTGGAAATTCATGGTTTTGTTCCTCGTGGCATTCTTGTTCCCGCCCATTTGGGTATACCTCTCACTTCCGTTCAAGAACAGGCACCGCAAGATCCCCATCATCAAGTTCATCTGCCGGCTCATCTCTCACCTCTATCTTATCCTAATTCTCTGTCTGACGGTGGTAGTGCCGTGGAACCACGACGGTAGCGACCTCTTACCCCACTGGTACGAATACCTTCTATTCATGTGGATCATTGGTATGCTCCTGACTGAGATTAGTAGCGAACGGGAACGTAGCGGGCTTGGATGGGTCCCTACCCTTGTGATCTTCTTGGTACTGTTTGGCGAATTACTTCGAATGATTGCAATTGGTTACGATGGTGAAAAGAGAGTTGAAATCGTGTTCGCGCGGGACCAATTTCTGGGCACGGCGCTGATGCTAAATGGTCTGCAACTTCTTCAGTTCTTGTCCATTCACAGGTTATTTGGTCCTTGGGGAGTAATCATCGGTCATCTCGTTGTCGATGTCCTTCGTTTTCTGCTCATCCTGACAATATTCTTCTCCAGCTTCGCGTTGCAGCTCGCAGCAGTGTTTAAGCCATTGGAGTTGAAGGCTGCCAACGACACGGACCGCGGTGCGATCTCAGCAAAACCTGCAGTTCCCTTTCTGAAAATCGTGGAACTCCTCTTCTTTGGTATCTTTGGACTGACAAATCAAAAAGACTTTCTTTCAGACGATAATGTGCGAGCGAAAGACATGTCTAAAGTGGTGTTCGGACTCTACAACGTGCTTGTAATAATCGTCCTAATCAACCTCctgatcgccatgatgagcgacACCTACCAACGGTTGCAAGTCGCGTCGGATGTGGAGTGGAAGTTCGGACGAGCCAGGCTTATCAGAAACATGGAACGCGAGACCTCCAACCCAACGCCGATAAATCTCTTCTCAAAGCTGGTCCATGTCATCAAGATGCTGTATAGGTCTCGCTGCAGGTGCCGAGTGCAAGAGATTGCTGTGCAACAGGACGACAACAATGGCGTATGTGACACTCAGAGACGCCGGCGGTTGAGCTTCACGGATGAGGCCATGGATGAAGATGCTTATCAAGAATGGAGTCTAATCCAATCCGTTGTCGACTGGGACAATGTCGTTGAAAAGTTTCTGGATTCCAGGGGAGAGAAAAGCTCAAGAGAAAAACACAGGCGGACACGAAAGGATCAAAGACGAATCATGCAACTTACCAAGTCGATAGATTTGTCTGGAGCCACAGACGAAGCTCGGGATGATAAAGTTCTCAATCGCGTCGCTGATGAAGCGGCCATCAGAATGAATGTTCTTAAATCCTTGAAATTGTAA